In the Podospora pseudocomata strain CBS 415.72m chromosome 5, whole genome shotgun sequence genome, one interval contains:
- a CDS encoding hypothetical protein (EggNog:ENOG503P106), producing the protein MLKHLWFAGAERPATRCTSMSPWAGRSPSPTGWTSTCSGLIKGGSSSNPSRDSFLIQAFVSNLQCPDGCACYNPPADTCRGIARKVALGFLYTYVCLISSESDFHIANETRLLPRNEDDSPIKWADWKALARELLQVHERNPDVVHPRFLRAELRLSRINTIHRFTRLPPFHPYVRGRHNYSSLLHDNLAWMATAAVFLALVLTAMQVGLATERLQKDTTFQQASYGLTVFAILGPMCAFGLVVLGALFNLVNDLPLLIGRRRNRAVHETSGEVSYAAP; encoded by the coding sequence ATGCTCAAGCATCTCTGGTTTGCTGGCGCAGAGCGTCCCGCCACCCGCTGCACTTCCATGTCGCCATGGGCCGGGAGGTCGCCATCACCGACCGGATGGACCTCCACCTGCTCTGGTCTAATAAAGGGAGGCtcttcatcaaacccgtcccGCGATTCCTTCTTGATCCAGGCTTTTGTCAGCAACCTTCAGTGCCCTGATGGCTGTGCGTGCTATAATCCCCCGGCAGATACGTGCCGGGGAATAGCAAGGAAAGTCGCCTTGGGTTTCCTCTACACATACGTCTGTCTCATATCATCCGAGAGCGACTTCCACATCGCCAACGAAACGCGCCTCCTGCCTCGAAATGAAGATGACTCGCCAATCAAATGGGCAGACTGGAAGGCCTTGGCCAGGGAACTCCTCCAAGTGCACGAACGCAACCCAGATGTGGTCCACCCACGCTTTCTGCGCGCCGAGCTCCGCCTCTcccgcatcaacaccatccatcgcttcacccgcctccctcccttccacccctaCGTCCGCGGCAGGCACAACTATAGCAGCCTCTTGCACGATAATCTTGCGTGGATGGCCACTGCCGCTGTCTTCCTGGCCCTGGTGCTGACCGCGATGCAGGTCGGCCTCGCCACGGAGCGACTCCAAAAAGACACCACCTTCCAGCAGGCGTCATACGGCCTCACCGTATTTGCTATTCTAGGGCCTATGTGCGCGTTTGGCCTAGTGGTGCTGGGCGCGCTGTTTAACCTCGTCAATGATCTACCACTGCTCATCGGAAGACGGCGCAACCGCGCAGTGCATGAAACCTCGGGTGAAGTTAGTTACGCGGCGCCCTGA
- a CDS encoding hypothetical protein (COG:E; EggNog:ENOG503NVC7) — protein sequence MHTYETHLRSCGYTGALPYWSWPLDLSSVRFSPLFDGSDTSIGSDGIPTPHEGMKLNWPGTTPSGESFVHISPGSGGKCIQSGPFANATVNFGPYGETGSLSSPDPTAAGQARGIKRDLNGDPGRRWSTFRNITELILESKNIEWFQGVLQGMTQYTGGAASLGVHGAGHYMIGGDPGSDAWITPGDPAFYFHHGGVDRVWWLWQMLDLDGGRKDVFGTNTMMNNPPSGETTVEDWLDMGPLAERVRIKEVMNSLGGELCYVYI from the exons ATGCACACCTATGAGACCCACCTCCGGTCCTGCGGGTACACCG GAGCACTTCCCTACTGGTCCTGGCCCCTCGACCTCTCCTCCGTCCGTTTCTCCCCTTTATTCGACGGCTCCGACACCTCCATCGGCAGCGACggcatccccaccccccacgaAGGCATGAAGCTCAACTGGCctggcaccaccccctcaggCGAGTCCTTCGTTCACATCTCCCCCGGCTCCGGGGGCAAGTGTATCCAATCCGGCCCCTTCGCCAACGCAACCGTCAACTTTGGCCCT TACGGTGAAACGGGGAGCCTGTCTTCCCCTGACCCTACCGCCGCGGGGCAGGCGAGGGGTATCAAGCGTGATCTTAACGGAGATCCCGGTAGAAGGTGGTCAACCTTTCGTAACATCACCGAGTTGATCTTGGAGAGCAAGAACATCGAATGGTTCCAAGGTGTCCTCCAAGGAATGACTCAATACACCGGCGGCGCGGCAAGTCTGGGTGTTCACGGGGCGGGTCATTACATGATTGGGGGTGACCCGGGCTCAGACGCCTGGATTACGCCTGGGGATCCGGCGTTTTATTTTCAtcatgggggggttgatcGGGTTTGGTGGTTATGGCAGATGTTGGATTTGGATGGGGGACGGAAGGATGTTTTTGGGACGAATACCATGATGAATAATCCGCCTAGTGGGGAGACTACGGTGGAGGATTGGCTTGATATGGGGCCgttggcggagagggtgaggataAAAGAGGTGATGAAtagtttggggggggagttgTGTTATGTTTATATttga
- a CDS encoding hypothetical protein (COG:I; EggNog:ENOG503NYJ8) has protein sequence MDSTRTRARSPHQVDPPVNFKTAALTVMMSRYLQKVHDSTASSAENKSSPGDLEPKSNFHVQEDSMEDNTCEKCEEREGDIICSCGARFCDPCFTKSHLKRNPTHQRKDRDAETAWNWIKGKSPGQGADSQHFIADEDAKWFGLSAEKTSRGNHAPTIFETARLRDLIESSLGQPGSPRRQFPSIVSFVGETGAGKSTLVRSLIYHSKKPKDNGAAVQAPVPGADSGTSAIFSTTGEVNLYLDPVSFGSESPAFYADCEGLMGTEPVSALHQKEWTKHAKPYKLATMDDGRYMDRRTAVQTLYPRFLYIFSDVVCYVTRNPKAWADSALRLLEWSMAGAESTINQHALPALIIVLNGPTIEDEEWIHGSPEAVTDAFFKTIEEEISANEKIKNFANFHGTKNMKDLFRRSYSTVYVHYVPLQGYLTLGSTSNVVKQTMKLGHRIRADALRVQLARADSWARFDTRQLSVIVEFAFRHLTSNKHNEPFDFRKCRRRITVPTSAEEHFSEILGRCLEGMTTSAFVTTAQTLGSSLLRHALHEDTSDSAAPLVPDGVFNSDIRALCERAVSQYLDANSQCAFADFCGRRCVNTKMGHAQGHQDITGRLLQPGLFVTDAKFNAEAFLGAVETAINDLMSRINAKSPPGRQAWRYLAAAAHRKNLEDLRNLGAFPHSETGPVPQDDFMSEFSVCYGCFFGRPEYRLPCNHVICEKCVEDFDDTPRDARYPGLSTHNGCVVCGAKDEGWPYKAHTKPNLAGVRALSLDGGGVRAIVELSILYRLERLVGLDIPLGRLFDFMVGTSAGGIIAIGLGVQGRMVHDCLKSFRIFTSEGFKSKTFTTNRGVGMVARMFRSSMYHTQNLVQALENALGPSATEPFFGLRHSCRVAVTTVVNKELRLIANYNSGGKDTYLDSKLPLWLAARCTSAAPMYFRSADHNGQECWDGGLRANNPLCHAQAEPQSIWGTAVGFDLLLSVGSGCADTSQKHHTTQTKHPWLRELLQTLLSTMDAENVWKDFRTEPRIKNRAERLNVEFEGSVAPALDDKNSVPSMEEEAWNFPFHNGPKGEANTYDFAPLSGNIPVDKLACIAVRLRASMFFFEMERIEMKNGLAHFYGWICCRIGPDEIGFGQLMKMTKGFDVAGRKIKCEPATAATATAPLKLVVYFHESERDNDDIVRIDVDFGEKYVATISGFPMTVKSLLDHGKAYIDPYPTLSMDECQKSAEKNLEKDLGPSLESPTAITPPPPYQASLEPVNIVVGAQELE, from the exons ATGGACAGCACCCGAACGAGGGCCCGGTCTCCGCACCAGGTCGACCCACCCGTCAACTTCAAAACCGCAGCTTTGACTGTCATGATGTCCCGGTATCTGCAGAAAGTCCACGACAGCACAGCATCTTCAGCGGAAAACAAGTCCTCGCCGGGTGATCTGGAACCGAAGTCCAACTTTCATGTTCAAGAAGACAGCATGGAGGACAACACGTGTGAGAAGTGCGAGGAAAGGGAGGGCGACATCATCTGCTCCTGTGGTGCAAGATTCTGCGATCCCTGCTTTACTAAGAGCCATCTGAAGCGCAATCCTACGCACCAAAGGAAAGATCGTGATGCCGAAACCGCCTGGAATTGGATCAAGGGCAAATCCCCCGGACAGGGAGCTGACAGCCAACACTTCATCGCCGACGAAGACGCCAAGTGGTTTGGCCTGTCTGCTGAGAAGACGTCGAGAGGCAACCATGCTCCTACAATCTTTGAGACTGCGAGGTTGCGTGACTTGATCGAGAGTTCTTTGGGTCAGCCGGGCAGTCCTAGACGCCAGTTTCCAAGTATTGTCTCCTTTGTGGGTGAAACTGGAGCCGGAAAGTCAACACTTG TACGTTCCCTCATCTATCACTCCAAAAAGCCGAAGGATAACGGTGCCGCGGTACAGGCACCAGTTCCCGGAGCAGATAGTGGGACTTCAGCCATCTTTTCGACCACTGGAGAAGTCAATCTTTATCTTGATCCAGTCTCATTTGGGTCCGAGTCACCTGCATTTTATGCAGATTgtgaggggttgatgggtaCGGAGCCGGTGTCTGCACTGCACCAAAAAGAATG GACGAAGCACGCAAAACCATACAAGCTTGCAACGATGGATGATGGCAGGTATATGGACCGTAGGACAGCCGTTCAGACACTGTATCCTCGTTTTCTTTACATCTTCAGCGATGTGGTCTGCTACGTCACGAGAAACCCCAAGGCCTGGGCAGACTCAGCACTGCGCCTACTAGAATGGTCCATGGCTGGGGCTGAAAGCACCATCAATCAGCATGCGCTTCCTGCTTTGATCATCGTCCTGAATGGACCAACAATTGAAGACGAGGAGTGGATCCATGGAAGTCCTGAGGCTGTGACCGATGCCTTTTTCAAAACCATCGAAGAGGAGATTAGCGCAAACGAAAAGATCAAGAACTTTGCCAACTTC CACGGCACCAAAAATATGAAGGATCTTTTCCGCCGGAGCTATTCGACAGTCTACGTGCATTACGTTCCGCTCCAAGGATATCTTACCCTGGGTTCCACCTCGAACGTGGTCAAGCAGACAATGAAGCTCGGCCACCGTATCCGTGCCGATGCGTTGCGCGTACAATTAGCTAGGGCTGATTCTTGGGCTCGGTTTGATACAAGACAACTCTCGGTCATAGTCGAATTCGCTTTCCGTCACCTAACTTCCAACAAACACAACGAGCCATTCGATTTCAGAAAGTGTCGGAGACGAATCACTGTGCCTACTTCAGCAGAGGAACACTTCTCGGAAATCCTGGGCCGTTGCCTTGAGGGCATGACAACTAGTGCTTTTGTGACGACGGCGCAGACATTGGGGTCGAGTTTGCTACGACACGCACTTCACGAGGATACCAGCG ATTCGGCAGCACCTCTCGTCCCAGATGGGGTCTTCAACAGTGATATCCGCGCTCTTTGTGAAAGAGCAGTATCTCAGTACCTGGATGCGAACAGTCAATGTGCCTTTGCCGACTTTTGCGGGAGACGATGTGTCAATACGAAGATGGGCCATGCTCAGGGGCACCAGGACATCACCGGCAGATTGCTTCAACCTGGCCTGTTTGTCACTGATGCCAAATTCAACGCTGAAGCCTTTCTGGGCGCTGtggagacggccatcaaTGACCTCATGTCAAGAATAAATGCGAAATCTCCCCCTGGACGACAAGCATGGCGATATCTTGCTGCCGCGGCACACCGGAAAAATCTTGAAGACCTTCGAAACCTAGGTGCCTTCCCTCACAGTGAGACGGGGCCAGTACCTCAAGATGACTTCATGTCCGAGTTCAGCGTCTGCTATGGGTGTTTCTTTGGGCGACCCGAGTATCGACTTCCCTGCAATCATGTCATCTGCGAGAAATGCGTAGAGGATTTCGACGACACACCAAGAGATGCTCGCTATCCAGGATTGTCCACTCACAATGGCTGTGTTGTCTGTGGTGCAAAGGATGAGGGATGGCCTTACAAAGCTCACACTAAACCCAATCTTGCTGGGGTACGGGCCTTATcgctcgatggtggtggcgtcCGGGCTATTGTCGAGCTCAGCATACTTTATCGTCTTGAGAGGCTCGTGGGACTTGATATACCACTGGGCCGCCTGTTCGATTTTATGGTTGGCACCAGTGCTGGTGGCATCATAGCCATTGGTCTCGGTGTGCAAGGCAGAATGGTCCATGACTGCTTAAAAAGCTTTCGCATTTTCACTTCTGAAGGATTCAAGTCCAAGACATTTACTACCAACAGGGGGGTTGGAATGGTGGCCAGGATGTTCCGAAGCTCCATGTACCATACTCAGAATCTTGTACAGGCGCTTGAGAACGCACTGGGACCGAGCGCGACGGAACCTTTCTTCGGATTACGCCACTCATGCCGAGTTGCTGTCACCACGGTTGTGAACAAAGAGCTCAGGCTTATTGCCAACTACAACAGTGGAGGCAAAGATACATATCTTGACTCCAAACTACCCCTTTGGCTTGC TGCTCGCTGTACATCCGCGGCACCGATGTATTTCAGATCGGCCGACCACAACGGTCAGGAATGCTGGGACGGTGGACTGAGGGCAAATAACCCGCTCTGCCATGCCCAGGCAGAGCCCCAGTCTATCTGGGGGACAGCAGTTGGGTTTGACCTTTTGCTCTCTGTTGGCTCCGGTTGTGCAGACACGTCACAAAAACATCACACCACCCAGACGAAACACCCCTGGCTCCGAGAGCTTCTCCAGACTCTGTTGAGCACCATGGACGCCGAGAATGTCTGGAAAGACTTTCGTACTGAACCGAGAATCAAAAACAGAGCTGAGAGACTGAATGTGGAGTTCGAGGGCTCGGTTGCACCAGCCCTTGACGACAAGAACAGTGTTCCCAgcatggaagaggaagcttgGAACTTCCCCTTTCATAACGGCCCCAAAGGTGAAGCAAACACATACGACTTTGCTCCTCTTTCGGGAAATATTCCGGTGGACAAACTTGCTTGCATCGCCGTCCGGCTCCGAGCAAGCATGTTTTTCTTTGAGATGGAGAGAATCGAAATGAAGAATGGCTTGGCACACTTCTACGGTTGGATCTGCTGCAGGATTGGGCCCGACGAGATTGGGTTTGGTCAGCTGATGAAAATGACGAAGGGGTTCGACGTTGCCGGGCGAAAGATCAAGTGTGAacccgccaccgccgccaccgccaccgcccctCTCAAGCTAGTCGTGTATTTTCATGAATCAGAGAGGGACAACGACGACATTGTGAGGATTGACGTTGATTTTGGCGAGAAATATGTCGCGACAATCAGTGGCTTTCCAATGACAGTCAAGTCGCTTCTTGACCATGGCAAGGCATATATCGACCCGTATCCAACGCTCTCGATGGATGAATGTCAAAAGTCTGCCGAGAAGAATTTGGAGAAGGATCTGGGACCAAGCTTGGAGTCTCCGACGGCAATcacgcctccacctccttaTCAGGCTAGCCTTGAACCTGTTAATATTGTTGTCGGGGCTCAAGAACTGGAATAG
- a CDS encoding hypothetical protein (EggNog:ENOG503P4W0; COG:S) yields MGGAPPSPLESSLRKLLTPELFSRLVTNRLPYPPQSPINFSHFANTIFLTDPYSPLVSPQAWPALLALSQQPLSSIPDLATFLPPPSSPSYPTQTLGLLLLLDHIPRLLFRGIDQRYTYSFFSHLSQSLALSWHSLPSHLRPDSYARWKHEQNVALDYWIAVRFWFATPFVHSEKPELQEIAITLTEETRATVEKETGSADPYRQERDEILADSYAFPRVYNAGPPRGDQVTRESFTWWMGMLFDVHKPIVDRFGRYPYLNGITGRDANDGEEKWLEEINHFAEADEESVRRVREDVKAGRWSPLGTDTPR; encoded by the coding sequence ATGGGCGGcgcacccccctcccccctcgaaTCCTCCCTCCGAAAACTCCTCACCCCCGAATTATTCTCCCGCCTCGTCACCAACCGCCTCCCCTaccccccccaatcccccatCAACTTCTCCCACTTCGCCAACACCATATTCCTCACCGACCCTTACTCCCCCTTAGTCTCCCCCCAGGCCTGgcccgccctcctcgccctatcccagcaacccctctcctccatccccgaCCTAGCAAccttcctcccacccccctcctccccttcctatcccacccaaaccctcggcctcctcctcctcctcgaccacaTCCCCCGCCTTCTATTCCGCGGCATCGACCAGCGCTACACCtactccttcttctcccacctctcccaatcCCTCGCCTTGTCCTggcactccctcccctctcacctCCGCCCCGACTCCTACGCCCGCTGGAAGCACGAGCAGAACGTCGCCCTGGACTACTGGATCGCTGTCCGGTTCTGGTTCGCTACACCGTTCGTCCATTCCGAAAAGCCGGAACTGCAGGAAATCGCCATAACCCTCACAGAAGAAACCCGCGCGACAGTGGAGAAGGAAACCGGGTCGGCTGACCCTTACCGCCAGGAACGCGACGAGATACTAGCCGACTCGTACGCTTTTCCCAGGGTCTACAACGCCGGACCGCCGCGGGGGGATCAGGTGACGAGAGAGAGCTTCACGTGGTGGATGGGCATGTTGTTCGACGTCCACAAGCCGATCGTCGACCGGTTTGGGAGGTACCCCTATCTCAATGGGATAACCGGGCGGGACGCAAACGACGGAGAAGAAAagtggttggaggagatcaaCCACTTTGCCGAGGCGGACGAGGAGAGCGTTAGGCGGGTGAGGGAAGATGTCAAGGCCGGACGGTGGTCACCGTTGGGGACTGACACGCCTCGCTGA
- a CDS encoding hypothetical protein (EggNog:ENOG503NZ1Q; COG:S), with protein MASSQPTAPDVPSKDENENSLGSEIVDFLPIPAVNPTTSVEGPHKPEPSDKLGNQQTLSHALATEGTTEHPQGIAQLDHDEEVRDLGWNEPKQEIPAPLVGGMDNEELWMLVRRFNKQIFHTKATPYPPPGGLDLNIAEQEEFSPDKMRGNFERLYMTVGVGMLAAVKHIARLRSWKETRRTAAFCSAYFLAWLFDFLTPLLISVLVALIAVPWTREYLFPPAPVSLVDSKTGGIQKPKAGVLGSHDSATGAPENHKGEAVEQEASNFVSGIATVAVSGAVGQHAQGDQESAEQSTTEMHKAIGSKPGTKRDKTEVPMQTAMWSKLQPIMHALGDFVDTWERFANALSPTPPFPTDVHRLRFVALILPLLALSFVVTSYMFVKGVTFGIGFGFFGDPIISRGLDWLNRTIPDWKKLLELRNTLLKGVPTNAQLTITLLRIGEANHAPLPPPPRINEVPPDKPAQLTSNDLSAVGADAPMNASAGELQEAIHYDPSIKHDKGGNQGGHSVMVKGQDKEQNKKSNKFLNFFRGTAKTAVKTAVGADTIRGKMGISHHAKDRLGVVPPAEKVPISGPVEFEARYDGKKGNVYLSTAATIPVVAFGTKKTKEKIGPDGEEKEDLHAMWSVPVSEIVELKKLGGYGWKAKLVVGWSLEREVSDGLELRTSRGEVYKITAIPLRDELFNRLIAVGGQKWEAW; from the exons ATGGCTTCATCCCAGCCAACGGCACCGGATGTGCCGTCCAAGGACGAAAATGAAAACAGCCTAGGATCTGAAATCGTCGACTTCTTACCCATCCCCGCCGTCAACCCTACCACCTCTGTCGAAGGCCCTCACAAGCCCGAGCCCAGTGACAAACTGGGAAACCAACAAACTCTCTCGCACGCCTTGGCCACCGAGGGCACCACCGAACACCCCCAAGGCATCGCCCAACTCGACCACGACGAAGAGGTTCGCGACCTAGGATGGAACGAGCCCAAGCAAGAGATTCCAGCCCCTCTGGTAGGTGGTATGGACAACGAAGAGCTCTGGATGCTCGTGCGCCGGTTCAACAAG CAAATCTTCCACACCAAAGCCACCCCCTACCCCCCGCCCGGCGGTCTCGATCTCAACATTGCGGAACAGGAAGAGTTCTCGCCAGACAAGATGCGCGGCAACTTTGAGCGCCTCTATATGACGGTTGGCGTAGGGATGCTAGCGGCAGTTAAGCACATTGCTCGTCTCCGTTCCTGGAAGGAAACCCGGCGCACAGCAGCGTTTTGCAGTGCTTATTTCCTTGCGTGGTTGTTCGACTTCCTCACACCGCTGCTGATTAGTGTTCTCGTGGCGCTGATCGCGGTGCCGTGGACGAGAGAGTATCTCTTCCCCCCTGCGCCAGTGTCGCTTGTCGACAGCAAAACAGGCGGGATACAGAAACCCAAGGCTGGTGTGCTAGGTAGCCACGACAGCGCTACGGGCGCGCCAGAGAACCACAAGGGTGAGGCGGTCGAGCAGGAAGCTAGCAATTTTGTGAGCGGGATCGCGACGGTGGCGGTGAGCGGCGCTGTCGGGCAACATGCTCAGGGGGATCAGGAGTCGGCAGAGCAGTCCACGACCGAGATGCACAAAGCTATTGGGTCGAAGCCGGGGACCAAGAGGGACAAGACGGAGGTGCCGATGCAGACAGCTATGTGGTCGAAGCTTCAGCCCATTATGCATGCGCTGGGGGATTTTGTGGATACCTGGGAGAGGTTTGCAAA CGCGTTGTCTCCTACGCCGCCGTTTCCCACCGATGTTCACCGTCTGAGATTTGTCGCGCTCATCCTGCCTCTCCTCGCCTTGTCGTTCGTCGTCACTTCGTACATGTTTGTCAAGGGTGTCACCTTTGGCATTGGGTTCGGGTTCTTCGGTGACCCTATCATCTCTCGTGGTCTGGACTGGCTCAACAGAACTATCCCCGACTGGAAGAAGTTGCTGGAGTTGCGAAA TACTCTCCTCAAAGGCGTTCCCACCAATGCTCAGCTCACCATCACTCTCCTCCGTATTGGGGAGGCGAACCATgcacccctcccaccaccaccccgtaTCAACGAAGTACCTCCCGACAAACCTGCCCAGCTTACCTCCAATGACCTTTCCGCTGTCGGTGCTGATGCTCCCATGAACGCAAGCGCGGGTGAACTCCAGGAAGCGATTCACTACGATCCCAGCATCAAGCACGACAAGGGCGGCAACCAAGGCGGGCACAGTGTCATGGTCAAGGGTCAGGACAAGGAGCaaaacaagaagagcaacaagTTCCTCAACTTTTTCAGGGGCACTGCAAAGACTGCTGTCAAGACTGCCGTGGGCGCTGATACTATCAGGGGCAAGATGGGCATCAGCCATCACGCCAAGGACAGACTGGGAGTTGTTCCCCCTGCCGAAAAGGTGCCCATCAGTGGACCGGTAGAGTTCGAGGCGAGATACGACGGCAAGAAGGGCAATGTTTATTTGTCGACGGCAGCTACAATTCCGGTCGTGGCGTTTGGAACGAAgaagacaaaggaaaagattGGGccggatggggaggagaaggaggatttACATGCCATGTGGAGCGTGCCCGTGTCGGAGATTGTCgagttgaagaagcttgGCGGATATGGGTGGAAGGcgaagttggtggtggggtggagtttggagagggaggtgagcgATGGGTTGGAGCTGAGGACGAgtaggggggaggtgtaCAAGATTACGGCTATTCCGCTGAGGGATGAGTTGTTTAATCGGTTGATTGCTGTTGGGGGACAGAAGTGGGAGGCCTGGTGA
- a CDS encoding hypothetical protein (EggNog:ENOG503PMJG), translating into MSSGCSVVDFVAGAGMAQKLYILVKTSADAASEYEAAMKELVLTQQAFITVSQLSQNQVFLPRDTINSASFLISSSLDTISKFLKRTESLKKSLSSNGPATIRDSECRIGWELYGKDELRELREKLHNCLAALNLLLSAANLGHRSILPPSTLSHAPTLDQNDGYTSGSTCVDLEVVDLIGEELGSTRSDHQTVKESPKTSAKPSQLKTELGGKLEAAKSPASSLEKPKTLSSTGGPDHALLERLAVLEKLAVEKKDWESSQAERRKNADFLICHAESAFGSKLQGKSIPKGI; encoded by the exons ATGTCATCTGGTTGCTCCGTGGTTGACTTTGTCGCTGGCGCCGGGATGGCCCAGAAACTGTACATCCTCGTGAAGACTTCAGCAGACGCTGCCTCCGAATATGAAGCTGCAATGAAGGAACTTGTCCTGACCCAACAGGCCTTCATCACTGTGAGCCAACTCAGCCAAAACCAGGTTTTTCTGCCCCGAGACACAATCAACTCGGCGTCATTTCTCATCTCATCGTCACTGGACACGATCTCGAAATTCCTTAAACGAACCGAATCCCTGAAAAAGAGTTTGTCCAGTAACGGGCCGGCAACTATTCGAGATAGCGAGTGCAGAATTGGGTGGGAGTTGTACGGGAAAGACGAACTGAGAGAGCTACGCGAGAAGTTGCATAACTGTCTCGCTGCGCTGAATCTTCTGCTCTCCGCAGCGAATCT TGGACATCGCTCTATTCTCCCTCCATCCACCCTATCGCACGCTCCGACCCTCGATCAAAATGATGGATATACCTCAGGATCTACATGTGTGGATTTGGAAGTCGTCGACCTCATAGGGGAAGAGCTGGGTTCGACGCGTTCGGATCACCAGACTGTCAAAGAGTCCCCAAAAACTTCAGCCAAGCCCTCGCAGCTGAAGACTGAACTTGGAGGCAAGCTTGAGGCTGCCaaatctcctgcttcttcacTCGAGAAACCCAAAACGCTGAGCAGCACCGGTGGCCCCGACCATGCATTGTTGGAGCGGCTTGCAGTCCTGGAGAAGCTAGCAGTAGAGAAGAAGGATTGGGAATCTAGTCAAGCCGAGCGGAGAAAGAATGCCGACTTTCTGATCTGCCACGCAGAATCCGCATTTGGGTCCAAACTGCAAGGCAAAAGCATTCCCAAAGGAATCTGA